taaaatataaaaatgttattttgaaatataaaatttattatttttgtgtatTTGGACTGTGTAATAACTCTAGGAACTCAACTTTACCATGACTAACTTCAATACATAACCTATCGGTATCCCGTATTGTTTCTATCGACTGAACTAAGTCCGCAAATATAactttactattattttttacttcaaaaaattatatattttttaataatatataactataaaaataaaataaattcaaatttttgacTCAATTGCATATAGCaataaaaagaatttaatttatataaatggACGGTGGAAACTTTTTTATACAACCATCCCAAtaaattatatcatatagacaTTTGAAAGAAATAATCATGATACtaatttcatttaaaatttttggAAACAAATTCTAAATAAGTTGTTGAGGCTTGTTTTCTTGACTGAAAATATACAAAGCTGAGTTAATAATGACTTGTTTGGACTTTCCTTCATTAACATAACAAACCGTccgttctctctctctctctctctaaatcCCAAATTATATTATTTCTCTTCTCTCTAATCTATATCGCCGGCCACAAAACAAAATCCAAACGAACAAAAGATAACAACAACACTGTTTAATATTATTTCTGATAATATTAAACGACAATAATAATTAAGATTAGAGGAATTCGTGTGTGTTGTTTCTATCTTTTGTTCAATTAAGATTATTTATTAAACAATACATACTTTAATTGTTTAATAAATAATCATTCTTCACCGATTCGATGGTGGCCAGAGGCGTACCGGAAGAAGCGGTTATGGCCGTCGTCGTCGCCGCCCTTGACTTCACCGAAACATCCAACTGGTGGCGAGACATCAACGCCTCTCCTCTCTGGCAGGACCGTACCTTCCATCTCCTCTCCGTTCTCTACGGAATCGTAGCCGCCATCGCTCTCGTATATATGCTTTTCCCCAATTTTCATTAGGgttttctttttcaatcaaaatattattcattttttgttcttgTAATTTTAGGTTCAACTTGTTAGAATACAATTGAGAGTACCTGAATATGGTTGGACCACGCAGAAGGTCtttcattttctcaattttttcgTGAATGGGGGTTTGTATCATtcaaatcattttcaattatttattttttttaaaattttttttgcttttgatatttttatgaatttttcttGTTCAATTATGGTTTTGCAGTTAGATGTTTTGTTTTCGTGTTCCGGCGAGATGTGCAGAAATTACAGCCAGAGGTAGGAACATCCAATTTCAATTCTATtgtattatataataaatttcacTATCAATTTCAATGATATATTATAGCATTTAATTCTAATGGTTAAACATTATTTTGTGTATGTAGATTGTGCAACATATCTTACTTGACATGCCAAGTCTTGCTTTCTTTACCACATATGCACTTTTGGTCCTCTTCTGGGCTGAGATTTATTATCAggtaagtttaatttttttgtgctggtattatttacatatttaaaaAGCATTTTGTGTTGTTAATTTGTTGTTTCGGGGTCTGATTTCGTCTTTGATCATGTTTTGCAGGCACGAGCTGTATCTACTGATGGTCTTAGACCAAGTTTCTACACGATTAATGCCGTGGTTTATGTTATTCAGgtgaaaattctttttttttttaggcagTGCAGCCTGTTATTCATCTTGTATTTCTTAGCTAATGTAGAAACACTTACAGTATGTTTCCAAGTGCTCCGTTATCATCGTTCACATGGCTCTTTTTCGTCTGTAGAGTGTAACCTTTTCTGATGGAGCTCTAAGATCCGCTTGGTTGCTTTGTCAGATCTGACTAGTAGAATCCCTCCATCTGTCCTCATGTTCTTCCCCAACCCTAGAAAACCGTTACTGCTCCGACTCTCATATTTTATCATTAGTTATCAAATAGAGATGATGAATTTTCTGGTGTATCAAACATTATCACATTCTCTGACTCTAGTAGATAATGAAGTTGTTGCTTCATGTCCAATTTAGAAGTTGCTGTTTTGAAGGAGTTTCTGTGGCAGATTCACTTGCAGTGTTGTAAAATAGCCGTGTTTGTGGCACCTGCTCTAGGATATGTCCATTAAGTATGTAGTACGTTTTACAATACTTAGGGAAAATAAGATATGGACTCAGCACACCTACAAGCTGCTAGACAACCTTTCTTGGACCAGAAAAGCACCAGCCCAGATATGAAACGCACCAAAAGGAACTAAAAACACATCAAAACAAGCCAGATTACACCCGAAAGGCTTAAATCACCATGCTGGAATGTTGACATACCATACGTCTGGTCACCAACACACCCTACCTACCACTTACATTTTtgttttatcaacaaaaaaagacGAGATAAAGTACAAATAGTACTCTACCAAGAGATTGGAAAAGTACAAGGGGCACTCTAATCACAtaaccaagaaaataaaaacatcatatCATTTCCTATGAATACAATCTATAGGATTAACCACCcactcataaaaataaaagtccCTTGTTCTTTAGCTAGGAGCCAACTCCAAGAGACTCTCCCCACCTCTTCCACCACTTCAATAGGCGAAGAAATCTTTGAAGAGAAAATTGCATCATTTCTTGCCTTCCAAATTAACCAAACCATTACATGCCAAATAACAAGCAAGCCTCTTGTTTCGCCCACGACACAAACCCAAGAATGATTCAAGATGACTGAAAATATCTCCCGGTATTGCCATTGAAATTCCCAACCAATTGAGGATTAGATACCAAattgcccccccccccccccccccccccccccccaaactTACAATAGCAAAAGACATGTTCTTCCGATTCCACTTCCGAGACACACCACACACACTTGGACAACTCCAAGTCTCTAATGATTTTCCTCTTGAAAAGGTTCATCCTAGATGGCACCCTTTGGAGCGACACCTTCCAAGAAAACCACCACTTTTGATGGAGCCAAGCTTTGCCAAATTTGACCCAAGGCAAAACATTTTTCAATACCCAAGGCCGATGAATTCACTATTTTAGCATTAAATCCTCATAGGCTTGCTTAACTGAAAACCCTCCTTCCCCATTCATCCAAATCCACGAGTCTTTAGCCTACTACTTACGTACTTCTCTGTGTTGGAACTGAGTCCCCAGCCACCCCGTCTCTAGAACTCTGTGCATCTCCCTCTGTTAAAAAACAACATAATGCATTGCTTAGCTGCACCTACACTGCCACCGGCCTTCTAACTGATGCTATTCAACCATGAGCGCAGTTGATCACTTAGACAACTTCTTGGAACTTACTCCATAGTATGTTACGTTAAACAAATAAGTAGAATATAAAAGAGTTCTATGGAACTTAACCCAGCAGAAGG
This portion of the Trifolium pratense cultivar HEN17-A07 linkage group LG3, ARS_RC_1.1, whole genome shotgun sequence genome encodes:
- the LOC123913743 gene encoding tobamovirus multiplication protein 3, which produces MVARGVPEEAVMAVVVAALDFTETSNWWRDINASPLWQDRTFHLLSVLYGIVAAIALVQLVRIQLRVPEYGWTTQKVFHFLNFFVNGVRCFVFVFRRDVQKLQPEIVQHILLDMPSLAFFTTYALLVLFWAEIYYQARAVSTDGLRPSFYTINAVVYVIQIALWLILWWKPVSLLVILSKMFFAGVSLFAALGFLLYGGRLFLMLQRFPVESKGRRKKLQEVGYVTTICFSCFLIRCVMMCFNAFDKAADLDVLDHPILNLIYYLLVEILPSSLVLFILRKLPPKRGITQYHPIR